One segment of Triticum aestivum cultivar Chinese Spring chromosome 2A, IWGSC CS RefSeq v2.1, whole genome shotgun sequence DNA contains the following:
- the LOC123190898 gene encoding G-type lectin S-receptor-like serine/threonine-protein kinase At1g11410 has protein sequence MVFCVVGCVSRFIIKKIGTRRIQGRPQGAIEEAKPFADENAFESNSLKGVVLSSPLIEFSIVLSATNNFRDKLGAGGFGPVYKGRLPDGQEIAIKRLSNSSSQGSEEFKNEVTVLSKLQHRNLVRLFGCCVNGEEKMLVYEYMPNNSLDSFIFDETKRPVLGWKLRYNIIQGIGKGLLYLHQDSTLRIIHRDLKASNVLLDDDFIPKISDFGMARIFGEYQRQALTHRIVGTYGYIAPEYAMEGKISEKSDVFSFGVLILEIVCGRRNSSLVDHEWSMNLVGHAWTLWQEGRASELIDALMGTTYSKDEVCRYIQVGLLCVQELPGDRPAMPLVLRMLGGDVELPAPKRAAFFAGRAPADDKDTESGNHLTYTELEGR, from the exons ATGGTTTTCTGCGTAGTTGGATGCGTGTCAAGGTTCATCATCAAGAAAATAG GCACAAGGAGAATACAAGGGAGGCCACAAGGGGCCATTGAAGAAGCTAAACCATTTGCAGACGAAAACGCATTTGAAAGCAATTCACTGAAAGGAGTTGTTCTGAGCTCACCTTTGATTGAGTTCAGCATAGTTCTTTCAGCAACAAACAATTTCAGAGACAAGCTTGGCGCTGGTGGATTTGGTCCAGTTTACAAG GGGAGACTACCAGATGGCCAGGAAATCGCTATCAAGAGGTTGTCGAACAGCTCCAGTCAGGGATCAGAAGAGTTCAAGAACGAGGTGACTGTTCTGTCCAAACTGCAGCACCGGAACTTGGTTAGGCTTTTTGGCTGCTGTGTTAATGGAGAAGAGAAGATGCTGGTATATGAATACATGCCTAACAACAGCCTTGACTCTTTCATCTTTG ATGAAACTAAGAGACCGGTGTTGGGGTGGAAATTGCGGTACAATATCATTCAGGGGATCGGGAAAGGGTTACTGTACCTTCATCAGGATTCCACTCTGAGAATTATTCACAGGGACCTGAAAGCGAGCAATGTTCTGCTTGATGATGATTTCATCCCCAAGATATCTGACTTCGGCATGGCAAGAATTTTCGGCGAATACCAACGTCAAGCCCTTACTCACCGAATTGTTGGAACCTA TGGCTATATCGCCCCGGAGTACGCGATGGAGGGAAAAATCTCTGAGAAATCCGACGTCTTCAGTTTCGGCGTGTTGATCCTGGAGATCGTGTGTGGCCGTAGGAACAGCTCCCTCGTTGATCACGAATGGTCAATGAACCTTGTGGGCCAC GCATGGACGCTGTGGCAGGAAGGCAGAGCCTCGGAGCTCATCGACGCGCTGATGGGAACCACATACTCTAAGGACGAGGTCTGCAGATACATCCAGGTGGGTCTCCTGTGCGTGCAGGAGTTGCCAGGTGACAGGCCGGCCATGCCCCTCGTGCTCAGGATGCTGGGTGGCGACGTCGAACTTCCCGCTCCGAAGCGTGCCGCGTTCTTCGCCGGAAGAGCTCCTGCAGACGACAAGGACACCGAATCAGGGAACCACTTGACCTATACTGAATTGGAAGGCAGGTAG